One Patescibacteria group bacterium genomic window carries:
- the groL gene encoding chaperonin GroEL (60 kDa chaperone family; promotes refolding of misfolded polypeptides especially under stressful conditions; forms two stacked rings of heptamers to form a barrel-shaped 14mer; ends can be capped by GroES; misfolded proteins enter the barrel where they are refolded when GroES binds) has product MAKQIIFNEKGRAALKRGVDKLANTVKVTLGPRGRNVVIDKSYGAPQVSKDGVTVAKEIELEDKVENMGAEIIKEVASKTNEAAGDGTTTATILAQAMINEGLKLVSAGVSPVEIRQAIEGKVSSIVAKLKEMSKSISTKEEIAQVASISANDKEIGQIIAEAMDVVGKDGVITVEEGQHFGVEKEVVEGMEFDKGYVSPYMITNPDKMQAEFEDPYILITDKKISALADILPLLEKLAQSGKKDLVIIAEEIEGEALATFVVNKLRGTFNVLGVKAPGFGDRRKSMLEDIAILTGGKLISEEVGLKLENAGIDDLGQARKVVATKEKTTVVEGKGKPEKIKERVEQIKKEVEISDSDFDKEKLQERLAKLSGGVAVIKVGAATETEMKEKKDRIEDALNATRAAQAEGIVPGGGLALALAGDAFEELTDKKEDGLEVKIVDSAILEPIKQIAANSGKDGSLILFNIIRENKKGNKNIGYNAATGKFEDMISAGIVDPTKVVRSALENAASAAIMFLTIEAVIAEKPEEKGKENNLPGGMGNGMGMM; this is encoded by the coding sequence CTAAACAAATTATTTTCAATGAAAAAGGGAGGGCGGCTTTAAAAAGAGGCGTTGATAAATTGGCCAATACCGTTAAAGTTACTCTTGGTCCGCGCGGCCGGAATGTCGTGATTGACAAAAGCTATGGCGCGCCCCAAGTTTCCAAAGACGGGGTAACCGTGGCCAAAGAGATTGAGCTGGAAGACAAGGTGGAAAATATGGGAGCGGAAATCATAAAGGAAGTGGCTTCAAAAACGAACGAAGCGGCCGGGGACGGCACGACTACGGCCACTATTCTGGCCCAGGCCATGATAAACGAAGGCCTGAAACTGGTTTCGGCCGGCGTAAGCCCGGTGGAAATCAGGCAGGCGATTGAGGGCAAAGTTTCCTCTATTGTGGCCAAACTAAAAGAAATGAGCAAATCCATTTCCACCAAAGAGGAGATTGCCCAGGTAGCCTCAATTTCGGCCAATGACAAGGAAATCGGGCAAATAATCGCCGAAGCCATGGATGTGGTCGGCAAAGACGGGGTTATTACGGTTGAAGAAGGCCAGCATTTCGGCGTGGAAAAAGAAGTGGTGGAAGGCATGGAATTTGACAAGGGCTATGTTTCCCCTTACATGATAACCAATCCGGACAAGATGCAGGCGGAGTTTGAAGACCCCTATATTTTGATCACGGACAAAAAAATTTCCGCTCTGGCCGACATTTTGCCGCTCTTGGAAAAATTAGCCCAGTCCGGCAAGAAAGACTTGGTGATTATCGCCGAAGAAATTGAAGGGGAAGCTTTGGCCACTTTTGTGGTTAATAAGTTGAGAGGGACTTTCAATGTTTTGGGAGTCAAGGCCCCGGGCTTTGGCGACAGGCGCAAATCCATGCTTGAAGACATAGCTATATTGACCGGCGGCAAATTGATTTCGGAAGAAGTCGGATTGAAATTGGAAAACGCCGGCATTGACGATTTGGGCCAGGCCCGCAAAGTCGTGGCGACCAAAGAAAAAACCACGGTTGTCGAAGGCAAGGGCAAGCCGGAAAAAATAAAAGAAAGGGTGGAGCAGATAAAGAAAGAAGTTGAAATATCCGATTCCGATTTTGACAAAGAAAAATTGCAGGAGCGGCTGGCAAAACTTTCCGGCGGAGTCGCCGTGATCAAAGTCGGAGCGGCCACGGAAACGGAGATGAAAGAAAAAAAGGATCGGATTGAAGACGCTTTGAACGCCACTCGCGCCGCGCAGGCCGAGGGCATTGTTCCGGGCGGGGGATTGGCCTTGGCTTTGGCCGGAGACGCTTTTGAAGAGCTTACCGACAAAAAAGAGGACGGGCTGGAAGTCAAAATTGTTGACAGCGCCATCTTGGAGCCGATAAAGCAGATTGCCGCCAACTCGGGCAAAGACGGTTCTTTGATTCTTTTTAATATAATCAGAGAGAATAAGAAAGGAAACAAAAATATCGGCTACAACGCCGCGACCGGAAAATTTGAAGATATGATCAGCGCCGGCATCGTTGACCCGACCAAGGTTGTTCGCAGCGCCTTGGAGAACGCCGCTTCGGCCGCCATAATGTTTTTGACTATTGAGGCCGTAATCGCCGAGAAGCCGGAGGAGAAAGGCAAAGAAAACAATTTGCCCGGCGGCATGGGCAACGGCATGGGGATGATGTAA